Within Xiphophorus hellerii strain 12219 chromosome 10, Xiphophorus_hellerii-4.1, whole genome shotgun sequence, the genomic segment CTTTATGTGACTGAccaaacacaaagtaatacaTAATTGTCAAAGGGGtggaaaatctttattttataacttaaaagaaaaagaaatactgcTAAGTTTGACCCGCAGTACACAGCTTACTTTACAATCTATCAATATGTTGTCCTAAATGTGTCTGAAAAGTGTGCTGTGCATTTTCATTCATCGTTTGATTTGGTAACTTCCACCCAGCcactcaaaaaaatgtttttttaaatccctgCAATCAAATTGCCACCAGAAGTCCCCTAATTAGTAAACACACCACAGGTGGAGTTTCTACAAGTAGAAAcctaaagataaaatgtgaaCATGCACAATTTTTATGTATACAATCTGGATATTGGTAAAGATCTGAAACATAAACACTGCTTTGGACTgttgtttaattaaaagaaaaaacatttaatttctaaattgtTTGGCTAATTTATTGCTTTCTATTTTGTTGAccaaatttgtatttgtattttttttttttacaactttttactTGTGGTCAAGGgccaaacaaaaatcatttcaagagCCAGAAATGGCCCCCTGAGCCACACTGCTCCATATTATATTTCAGCTGAAATTGACTTTGAATGTTTATCTTTGTGTTGCAAGCATCAACTTAATAAGTTGATGCCGTACAGAACGCTTGTACTGTATGGATCTGGTCCCCATGGATACAGCAACCAGCGCCGTCATTGTGTCGTCGTTCTCCTGGACTCCGCCTGCTGCTCGTCCGTTACGACCGGGCTGCCTTCAGCATTTCTTCCACGCTCAGTAGTTTCTCTCTGGGTTTGCCGCGAGCTTCCCCCCTCCTCGTCTCCAAGCTGTCGATCTTCTCCCAGTCTGAGAAGGTGACTGGTTTCACTCCTACAAATGGTGCAAAACGAGCCCTCAGTGactggagcagcagctcagcctCACGTaactaatattaataaaaaaagaatatgcGAGACTAAATAGTCtccatttttcacaaatttaagacattttaaggccttcatTTTATATACATGAATTCAATTAGTTTTAAGAATAGGTGGACACCCTggatacagtttttttttttttaaaatagatagCTGTGATGTTTCTGTGCTGCAGTTCATTTCTGGGTGAAGATAAATAAAGACTGTTAACAACAAATGTTGCGATAAGCGCTGAGGCGTCGCTGTACCTCGCTCCTCCAGCAGACTGCTGACTGCTTGCGATCCGGGTTTGGCAGCCGACACGTCCAACGCTCCAGAGTCCATGTCCTCCAGCAGGGACCGGGCCGTGTCGAAGCTGTTGTTCATAGTGGTGGCTATCACACCTGTGGGGCCCGTTTTCAGCCAACCGCTGCAATACAAGCCTAGAGAGAAAGGCCGAGTTAAGGGAAAATGGTCTAGTTAAAGGGTTCTTATTACAGGAGAATGTTTTGAAACCTGCGGCTTGGTGAACCCGGCCCACCGAGTTTGGCACGACGGCTCTGCGGGAGTCGAACGGCACGGCGGGATCGATGGGGAGGCTCTTGTAGCCGATGCTGCTGATGACCAGACCGCAGGAAACGTCTTCCACCTCTCCGGTCAGAACGGCCCGAGCCGCGTctcctgacccctgacccccgATAAACACAGACTATAAGAATCCGAAGCGGGCGCATTTTGGGTTTTGAAATCCAAAGCGATGCTCCAACCTCCAGCCTGTTGACCGCCAGTCGGATGCCGGCCGTTCGGCTGCAGCCGGGGTCGGCTAAGATCTCCGTGGGGCTCCGGTAGAAGAGGAACCCCCAGACCTTGGCGGCGTTTCTCCGTCTCTCCAGCTCCTTGTCTCCCGGCGCGTCCAGGGCCGTCTTCAGCAGCAGCTCGGTGAGACGCTTCCTGGGCCGCAGGACGTCTGGGACGGCAGAGACACCGGCGCTTTAAATTTGACTTATTCACCAAACGTATGGAGGAACAAATGTGTGTTTGACAAGTTAATAATTGAATACTTTATTCCACCTCAATCGGTTTCACACCATGGGTTTGCTGATGTCCCCCAGGTTTGTAAGGCTAGCCCACCATGTTTAGATGTACATGTCGCTGTTAtcagttatttttgttcatgACCAGTTTCACATCAGCATAATGAGACCTCAGGTCTGACAATAGGCTGATGTGAACAAACAGATGACTGCATGTCATCTGTTTGAATTTGACACCATTATTTTTAGCCAACCGCtaaaaaccaaccaaaattATTAAGAACCAAAGCTTGCAAGTCCATTTTCACCATGAAAGAAAAGGTTGTGGTAGttttttaaactcatttaatcgattaatcgtcagaacaattgattactaaaataatcgttagttgcagctaCTCGCCGGGTCATGGcagcaaattttgctggacgataaatcgtCCCAGAAATCATTGCATTAAACGATACCATTGTCaatttgaaaccattttccaCTAAtctaataatattaataattgcGTTTTAGGGGCGTGCCGTGgaggcgtagtggttagcgcgacccgtatttggaggccttgagtcctcgacgcggccgtcgcgggttcgactcccagacccgacgatatttgccgcatgtcttcccccctctccttccccgtttcctgtcagcctactgtcatataagggacactagagcccacaaaagaccccctggaggggttacaaaaaaaataataataataataataatattaattgcGTTTTAATGCAAGTACACTCTCTCACagattaaataactttaatttggAAAGAATATTTTTAACACCAGAACTGGAAAACCtcttaaaacatcaaaaataagtAAACCCAATAACTGAAACGATAATAATTCAAATGGATTATGAAGCCTCTGTAACCAAAATTgcattaaacaaataataatagttCAATTTAGACAGTGAGAACAGGCAAAAGTGGCAGGTAGAGCAAAGTAAATCCCTGGTACTGGGTGCTAAATGTTTGCAGCGTTTCTCAAAATGCCGGCTTTTCGTCCACATGGAAATGATCTGACTCATTTTAacttatcatgcaattaatttatTCAATGTTTACTGTCAGGCTTCGTTGCAGTCCTAAAATGAATGGCAAAATGGTAAGTGGGCTGAACTTGTCTAAtgcttttaaaatcattttgaccactTTACGCTAGAGTtacattcacccattcatacaccgatacgcagatttGTAGGGGTTAAGTgccatgtggcaggaggaagctggattcgaacctacaaccttccgatcacAAGACGACTACTCTTCCCACAGAGAACAGGAAGTCAGTGTAGAGACGCCGGCTCAGGTACAAGTTGCAGCTGTGTTTTTTGAAGGCTTGCAGATATCAAACGCAGGATTTATTAAACCCGACGAGGCACCGGAATTGCGTAAAAAAACACACGTGAAGGTGCATGCAGGTGGTAACGCTCTCATTTGTCACAGAAGTGCTGTATTAAATGTTGCGTTTGTCCCTCGCTGCTTATCGCCTAAAATATTCACAAGGTCAAGGCGAAAAAGAGCATCGGTTTCGAATCAACGCCACGTCTCCATCAAGGCCGCGGCCTGCTGGCCAGAAGGTCAGCAGAACGATGCGAGCAGCAGAGCGGCAGGCCGGCTCTCCTCGTCTGCAGCGCGCCGCCAGCTCTCGTACGTCAGAAGCGACCTTAACCTGTGAACAGTTTCCGTTCGGCTCCGTGTACGAGCCATGGGTCTGCCTCAGCTGTTAACCACAACATACATTTCCTCCTGCCATGTGACAGCTCGAGTGTTCTGCATTAGTCACACCTCGCTTTCTCGTGAACTCGCATGCTTTCCGTCAAGTCGGAGATGAGAACTAAGAGCAAAATCCGTAAATCTTGAGTCAgacttgtacaaaaaaaaaaaaaaaaaacacacacacacaaaaaaaaacccaacctgtCGTGGGTCCcggaaaatgatttttaaaaaagacaaagaaaaacaagaaacaaaagaaactcGTCATGCAAGGCTTTGATTCGCCTCTGACCTTTGAGGGCTTCTGAGACGCCTTCGAAATCAGCTGTCACCATCTCGGGCCTGGTTCCCGGCAGGTTCACCATTTCTCTGAGCTCCTGCAGACGACATGAAGAAATCTGCTAGCCGCAACGCTCGGGTTTTCAAAGCTCCACCGGCagcttcaaacaaaaataacacgatttcaaacaaaacccagaaGTCTCCCACGATGgggttgtgttttcttttttctgggTTTCTCTGGTTCTTCTGATTCAGGTTTccgttttttaaaataagcttcTTTCATAACCTGCTGGGAAAAAAGTGACTCAAACCTAATTGATGACATTTGGAATCCTTGGCTAAGACGAAGAAAAGTTGACGTGCTAAAATTTCAGCACCACATCCTTACTTCTACGGCTCAGTGGAGTAAAAATcaacatgaaaacacaacatatcACACAATGTCATTTACTCAATTCAAACTGagcagaaatggaaaaacaatGCATAGAAACTACTCTTAAACTTAGAGCTTCCACATAATGGAGTAACCAGATGATGCAAACAGGAAGGagtcttttaaataaagtcttaattGGCACTTGTGCATGtaaaaactgaagttaacaCAATGCCAAGTAGGTAAGATGACCAAAATGTCTTCTTCCCATCAATCTGGAAAGGATTACAGCGGATCCCCGTTTATTTACGGTTTAGTATTTGGAGTTTTCTGTGTAACATAACTCCATACTATTCATAGAAAATCCACCTGATTTTGGATTTTTCCAAGCTGTATGACAAACAGCTTGGTATTTCAGCTTGTCAAGTTGAATTAGCCAGGCGCTATGCTGATTGACACGCTATTGCCTGCCTGTCTGTAAAGCGGCCAAGCAAGAAGCGTCATTCAATTTCCTTGGCGTTGATCGGTGGCAACTCAAAGAGCGGAAACAACAAAGAGCGTATAGGTTAGCTTTCAGTGTAGCGTTAAGACCGgttccactgtgtgtattaatgcataatAAGGTGTAATTGGTGGTTGAGttattaaaataggcagctaGATGTGTTTGCTACTCGAGTAATCCCAGATTTCAACTATTTGTGGACGGCTACGGGTCCATAAACTCCAGGGAAGTCCAGGAGTCTTCCCTGACTCCTGGACTTGGAAAAGTCCATCATTTTACAATAGGAAATCTTATTTGTAAGCGGAAACTGACTGCAAACTTTGAAGATGTGGATGACTAAGCAGATTGCCACAGATCTCAGAGAAAGACTGTCTCAGACTGtaagaaaattttttaaaaaaagccaagACATCCTGTAGGCCTAAGTTAGTGTGTTAAATGTTATAATTCATCAAGTAGAATTAGAAAGGAATTGAAAGATATGACTTCAGAAAGATTAGCAGTTGAAAGCCTGTTCTTTTCAAAACAATTATTACAGCATGTCGTCGATTTGCAGGGTTTTGTCCAAACCACCCAAACTTTTCTCGACAAACCAGGCGACAACGTTTAGACGAGTTACGCAAAGGACGGAAGCTTCTGGTCATAATGAACGGCGGCGTTTggtcaaaacaaaaacccaacatgTCACCACATAACCACTGTCCTCCAATAGAACCTGGGCAGCTAGCAGTGTCAGCAGCCAAACATTACATCCAGGCACTCTGGAGTCACGCCAGCTAAAAGTAGGCAGAAACCGGCTCGTCCACAAGACGGTGATGCCACACAGCAGGAAGTCTACAACAGACTGAAGCAGGCGTCTGCAGAGTAGGTCAAACACTTGGGTTAGTGTGGTTTTCCCATGTGACAGATGCGTCTCCTTGATAAAAGGCTCAGCTTGTTTTCCTCTGTTCCGTGACACGAACCTTGATTGTGCACGCGACCTGCATGGGTCCCCTCCTGCCGACGATCAGCACCTTCCGAACCCGACTCTCGGCGAGGGCTTCCAGGGCCGGCTGGGTTATGTCCGTTTTCTGGACGACAATAAATCATGAGGTGAAGCTTCGGTGTCAGATAGTACTGCATTCCTTAAAGGTCAGTCAGCCATCTATAATACCCCCAAAGGGGCAATTGTTGCCTAGCTTATTAGGGGAagcaaaaaaaccaacaatcaGTTTTGAGGTAAGCAAAGGTATTCTTTTCATCAGAAGAAAACTCCACTACAATACCCATCAAAGTCCTCGATAgcgttttcttttgtttgcaaaGATTTTGCAAGGTGCTCTAGATATTTTATCTGCAAAGTTAAAACTTTTCTCATTAAGAGAGAAATGCTTCTCacctttaaaatgtctgaaggAGACAGCAGTATCCTAGCTACATCCAAGGCCACGTTGCCTTGTCCCAGAATGACGGCTGTTTCGCAACTCAGGTCCGGTTTGAGCTGGAGGAGCAATtgataaaaaacatgaaatcagcccatttttgctttgatttacaCGAGAACAGAtgagattttgttttccctccCCTCTACGGACCTCTCGGCAGCTGGGCAGGCCGTTGTACCAGCCCACAAAGTCTTTGGCTGAGTAGACGCCGGGCAGGTCTTCGCCCGGCACCCCCATCCTCCTGTTGCCCTCCGCCCCGTAACTCTGACAGACAATacgtacaaaaaaaaaaaaaagaaggtcaAAGCACAAATTCTCGTTGTAGGATTCGGTCGAGGCCGTCGCGTTCTCACCAGTACGACCGCGTGGTACGCCCCCTGCAGTTCGCCGACGGTCACGTCCTTCCCGACGTTGACGTTGCCATAGAAACTACAGCGGGAATTTTTGGCTGTTTGAGTAAAAGTATTGATGACATTctggaggacaaaaaaaaaaaaaaaagaaagatacaTATATTAAACAGAATAACAATTGATACTTCCTAAAGTACAGgaacaataatttatataagtgCAAATTTGTAACCAGTTGGTTTTATAATGAGTTACTGACGAGTGATTTTAAATGGCCCTATGCTGCGTCAGGGCAAAAATACACCACATGATGCTGTAATAAAGCATAGTAGTATTACATCATAGTGATAAAGGAAGTTTTCCACAAGATAATAAAGCTCTTTGCAATTAAGACATCACTCTGCAAACCACGCTGTCTGCCAAAACACAACATTAGCGCCACGGTCAAAACTTTTATCCGGGACGACATGCTCTCAAAATTCCAGTAAAGCAACCATCTGCAGTTCCTGTTTGGCACATTGTAACAGAAGAtctgataaaaagaaagaaaaaaaaaaatctgaaattagcTTTGAAGGTTGCGGAAAACAATCAGGTTAAAATTCCAGGAACTAGACTGTGCCAAAGACTAAAGATGTTGACTCTGGATATTAATTCCTCATGCAAtctttgcatttattatttGATATTATATTGaactccttttttttgttgttgtttttgttcaactgTCGTGTTTCAGCCAAGCAGAagcgagtaaaaaaaaaaaatatatatatatatatatatatatatatatatatataattcccatctcacccaccgcgggtggttcttatcctctgagctcgggtcctctaccagaggccttgagggttctgcgcagtatcttggctgtgccaaggattacacatttctggactgagatgtctgatgttgttcctgggatctgttgtagccattggtccagtttgggggtgactgccccgagggccccgatgaccacaggcaccactgtggtcttcaccttccaggccctctccagttcctccctgaggccctggtatttctctagtttctcgtgctcctttttcctgatgttgtagtcgcttggtattgctacatctatcacaacggctttcctctgttgtttatccactacgacaatgtctggttggttcgccattaccattttgtctgtctggatctggaagtcccacaggatcttagctctggcattctccgccacctttgggggtgtttcccactttgatctcggggtttccagtccatattctgcacagatgtttctgtacactatgcctgtaacttggttatgtcgttccatgtacgctttccctgccagtatcttgcaccctgctgttatgtgctggactgtctcaggggcctccttgcacaacctacaccttgggtcttgtctggtgtggtatatctgggcctctattgctctggtgtttagggcctgttcctgggcggccaggatgagggcctctgtgctgtccttgagtccagctttttccagccattggtaggatttactgatatcagccacttgggttatttgctggtggtacatcccatgtaggggcttgtcctgccatgatggtatctctggcacctcaacctccgttccctgttgtctgagatattcactgagcacattgtctgttggggctttgtccctgatgtatttatggatcttagttgtttcgtcctggactgtggttctcacactcactagtcctctgcctccttccttgcggctcgtgtacagtctcagggtgctggatttgggatggaaccctccatgcattgttagtagttttctagtcttaatatcagtggcttttatctcctcctttggccagctaattattccagcagggtatctgattactggcagggcatagctgtttattgcgcggattttgttcttgccattgagctggcttctcaggacttgccttattcgttggaggtatttagctgtggctcctttccttgtgacctcatcgaggttgccatttgcttgtggtatacctaggtacttgtaactgtcctctatgtctgctattgttccttatatatatatatatgttccttatatatatatatatgttccatatatatatatatatatatatatatatatatatatatatatatatatatatatatatatatatatatataaatatatatatatatatttaacttgctCACCTGTCTTGTCAGGTGGCGGTTTTCATGGACTGACCATCAAAACGTTCTTCCATCCCAGATCTACGCATCTCTGATGTTTCTAATTGACTCAACACTTATCATAACCTACAATGAAATAATCCTAGGCCCGAAAATGATGCAACTTACCAAatgtaaaaggttttttaagtcaaatattGTACAGCAAtctttctttgacatttttagacAAAGTAATTGGAAGGGCTTTGAGGTGGACCTCAAGCAATTTTTCACCGTTGCGCATTTCGTATGGACCGTCACCCTGCACGTTGTCTAGCTCAGAAATCTTTCCTGAGCTTTTGGACAATTAAATCTACTCTTAACCCATAAACAAAATTCTTTTCCAATAAGAAAAAAGTGAGCACGTTTGTCTAAGATACCCTTCATGATTTTGCATCTTAACggttttctttttgccactACACTCATCTCCACCAATTCGCCCGCCTGAGCGGTGGATTCCTGCAACCGCCCCAGAGTTCCCATGATCCCCTGGGCCTGCTTCTTTGATtaagatattttcaaaacacttgAAGAGACACTTTGCTGTGTGATAAAAATGTCAGTGGAAGCAGACACCTTGACTTCAGGGTGATCAGGGGCCACTCCAAACCTGACCAGGCCAAAGGGGACGGGCAGTCGCTCGTAAATGTCCACCTCGACATCCTGACGGGCCtgagatggaaaagaaaaaaaatcaaacaggaGAAATCGCTCGCTATATCGTCTCTTCATAAATGAAGTTTCACGATGCTCAAAGGTTTCCTTATGTACCGGCCAAACACAACGTTCAAAATACGttggcctgtcacgatagcaaattttgctgagcgattaattgtctcaaaaaattattgcgataaacgataatattgtctgaagacctttttacactgatttaatggaaatgacgtaataatgcatgcgatttcctgccaaagacagatacactttattttcaaaagaatatttaaca encodes:
- the fdxr gene encoding NADPH:adrenodoxin oxidoreductase, mitochondrial, which codes for MRNCRRLLSELKLWTSGRSKWTRGLNGGLSGSGKAFLSTSGCPKVCIVGSGPAGFYTAQHLIKARQDVEVDIYERLPVPFGLVRFGVAPDHPEVKNVINTFTQTAKNSRCSFYGNVNVGKDVTVGELQGAYHAVVLSYGAEGNRRMGVPGEDLPGVYSAKDFVGWYNGLPSCRELKPDLSCETAVILGQGNVALDVARILLSPSDILKKTDITQPALEALAESRVRKVLIVGRRGPMQVACTIKELREMVNLPGTRPEMVTADFEGVSEALKDVLRPRKRLTELLLKTALDAPGDKELERRRNAAKVWGFLFYRSPTEILADPGCSRTAGIRLAVNRLEGSGDAARAVLTGEVEDVSCGLVISSIGYKSLPIDPAVPFDSRRAVVPNSVGRVHQAAGLYCSGWLKTGPTGVIATTMNNSFDTARSLLEDMDSGALDVSAAKPGSQAVSSLLEERGVKPVTFSDWEKIDSLETRRGEARGKPREKLLSVEEMLKAARS